The Mauremys reevesii isolate NIE-2019 linkage group 1, ASM1616193v1, whole genome shotgun sequence genome has a segment encoding these proteins:
- the LOC120395395 gene encoding olfactory receptor 51G2-like, protein MSSVNDTKFNSSVFLLTGIPGKEDVHRWISIPFCLMYVISILGNSVILFIIKTDRTLHEPMYIFLSMLAVTDLGISISTMPTTLGIFLFNSREISLDACFAQLFFIHLLQVMESSFLLLMAFDRFIAICNPLRYASILTPPRLAKMGLLCVLRGVVVVLPLPFLLKRFQYCRANVLSHSFCVHQEVMKLACSDITVNRIYGLSSNLLTVGLDSLLIFLSYVMILKTVLSVTSHAESLRALNTCVSHLFAVLLFYIPEIGLSVIHRFGNSSSHLLQILLGYVYLLAPPLMNPIVYSVKNKHLRARIIRMFIK, encoded by the coding sequence ATGTCAtctgtcaatgacaccaaattcaacTCTTCAGTGTTCCTGCTCACTGGGATACCTGGAAAGGAAGACGTACATCGCTGGATCTCTATCCCCTTCTGCTTAATGTATGTTATTTCAATattaggaaattcagtcattctatttattataaaaacagatcGAACCcttcatgagcccatgtacatttttctTTCCATGTTGGCTGTCACAGACCTTGGCATATCAATATCAACCATGCCGACGACACTGGGCATATTCTTGTTTAACTCTAGGGAGATCAGCCTCGATGCCTGTTttgcccagctgttcttcatccacttgCTTCAAGTAATGGAATCCTCCTTCctcttgttgatggcctttgaccgcttcatcgcaatctgtaacccactgagaTATGCTTCCATCTTAACTCCACCGAGGTTAGCCAAAATGGGACTGCTGTGTGTGCTAAGAGGGGTGGTCGTAGTATTACCACTTCCTTTTCTGCTGAAGCGGTTCCAATACTGTCGAGCTAATGTTCTCTCCCATTCCTTCTGCGTACATCAGGAAGTCATGAAGCTGGCTTGTTCAGATATCACAGTCAATAGAATCTATGGCTTGTCTAGTAATCTCTTAACGGTGGGGTTGGATTCATTGCTCATCTTtctctcttatgtgatgatcctcaaaacTGTGCTGAGTGTCACATCCCACGCGGAGAGCCTCAGGGCCCTGAATACCTGCGTCTCCCACTTGTTCGCCGTACTGCTCTTCTACATACCAGAGATTGGCTTGTCTGTGATACATAGATTTGGGAATAGCTCTTCTCACTTGCTTCAGATTCTCCTGGGCTACGTCTACCTGCTGGCCCCACCCCTGATGAACCCAATCGTGTACAGCGTGAAAAACAAACACCTTCGTGCGAGGATAATCAGGATGTTCATCAAGTGA